The genomic region AGGCTTCCAGTATATTTAAATGTTTCATTACGGCATATCTGGATACGTCAAAATGATCGCAAATCTCACCTGTTGTTAACGGATGCTGGGCTAATAAATCAATGATGGTTCTTCTGATGGGATGGGCAAGGGCCTGAAATACATCATTAAGGTTATCGTTCTCCACACAATTCCTCCTAATATGTTACTATTTCGTAACATAACTATTACGTGACTAAAAGGTAACATATACAAACGGATAAGTAAAGAAAATGTTTAAATCATTTGAAAATTGGAAGGAAAACATGAAGTTTTAGCGAATTTTTAGTGTTAAAAGTGTTGTGGGGGTGTTCGTATGGTTTTTGAGATGACCGTTCAAATGAGAGTGGATGATTTCCGCGAGGGTCTGCGATGGTATATAATGCTGCTTCAGAGGCAACCGGATTTTGAGCCTCATGAGGGCATTGCTGAATGGGAGATCGTACCTGGAAGCTGGTTACAACTCGCAGAAGGAACTCCTGGTAAAGACAGTGGTCCTTTACGATTAGGAGTCGAGCACATCGAAACAGAACGACATAGGCTGGTAAGCGAGCTCGATGTGGATGAGTTTTCCATATATACGAGGGATGAGGTTCCCGTTCACTGGGCTACATTTAAGGACCCATGGGGGAATCGGTTAGGGTTTTTCGAGTATAAAAATAAAGATGAAGAAAAAGAGAGGATTCAAGCTATATTAGGCAAGCGAAAGGGGGAAGCAGAATAAACAAAACGCTTGGATGGATTGATCCAAGCGCTTAGGTCGTATGGAAATTTCCCTTTAGACGTCGTCACTATGCTGTTCGACTTCCTGAATGTGCTGACGTGTATCATGGATCTGCTCAAAGGCCTGCTGAAATTGCGGATTTTCGGTTGCTTCCGTGCCTGATTGATCCTGAGCATTTTGCAGCTCCTGTTCTGCTTGTCTGAGCACCTGTTTTGCCTGTTCGACAAGCTGAGGGTCTGTTCCCTGTGACAGGCGCACAGCCTCCTGTGCCTTATCAATTTGCTGACTGGCCTGTTGCAATTTCTGATGTAAATGTTCCTGTGACATACTTTTATCCTCCATTATTGAATCATTTCGATACATAGTGTTTGTTATTTTGATACGATTATGTGCTTTTCTATATAGAGAAAGACAAAAAATGGTTTGATATTACTGATTTTTATTCAATGTCATAGGGAATTTTTGGGATCGATAGAATTTATAAAGAGTAAAACTTTACCCTAAAAGCAGAAAGGAGTTTTTATCTATGGCAAGCCCAATAAAAAACAAAGTGAATGCCGTGTTTATTCCCGTAAGAGATGTACAAAAGGCAAAGGAATGGTACTCGAAAATGCTGGGGATTGAAAATGGAGAGGTTTATTTCGATCATATTTACGCAGCTGAGATGGAGGGGGCAGGGATGATTTTAGATACGATGCCGATGTGGCGCAGGGAAAATGAGGAGCTTCCTACCTTCAATGTACCAGCTGTTCAGTTTGGCACGGATGACATAAAGGAGTCCTTTCAATTTATGAAAGAGAATGGTGTTGAGCTCGTGACCGATATTCAGCATGATCATTTTTTTGTATTTAAAGATCCGGATGGAAATATGCTGATGGTGTGTGAGGATAATAAGGAATAATCAAGGATTACATGACTATTCCCGTGAATTTGGTGTTATGAATGATGATCCGCGTCTTCAGCCTTTTCTTCTTTTGTTTTCTCCTGCAAATACTGTCCCAGGGCTGAACGCTCTATGCCATTTTTGACAGCCGTTTCAATGATTAAATATAAAATGCTTAAAAACACAATGGTCATGGTAATGTAGAGTAAAATGCCCATGTTTATCCCCCCTTCATTCATTCAAATACTACCTTACCATTGTATCGGAAAAATTTGAATTCATTTTTATCACGCATTACTGTCCGTACTATTCCCCACTTCAAGTCTTGAGCGTAACTCAACAAGAATGAGTGGGGGATATACGGCCAGTATATTTCTGATAAGTTCAACTAACCATCAGTGGGTGATGGAAAACCTCTACTGATGGAGGTTTTAGCTTATTCTGAATTTTGGTTCAGCTGTTCCGAGGCCATCCTCCCACGATGAATAGGACGTTATAGTGTCGGTGTTAGCGCAGGACGTGCCGATTTTAACCGATCAGGAGTCTCCGCTAAAACAGCGATTCACTTCATTCTAACATTGGATACTATTGAGTTATGACCAGGTCTCAATATACTTACATAAGAACATCCTATTTAGTGGAGGCAGAACACGTAGACTCCTATGGGAACAGCCCGTGGAGAAGGCCCCGCAGGAAGCGTTTTTTGCTTCCGAGGAGACTGAGGCCGGGCCCATGGAAAGCGAAGTGTTTTGCCGGAACGTATGCATACACTCATCATGAATCAGAACAAATAAGTGTTATTTAAACGATATTGTTTTTAAAAAAGCAACAAATCGCTACAAAACGAGCCAATAAATGAAACTGGAGGATGAATCGATGAACTCAATCTCAATAAAAGAACTCACATCCCGGGAGGAAATTTTGGAAGTCTTTCCGGTTATGCAGCAACTACGAACACACCTGACTGAAGAAACGTATCTCGATCTCGTGATGGAGGCGCAGGAAAAGGATCAATATAAACTTGCGGTATTATACGATGGAGATAAAATCGTTGCTGTGACCGGTTTTAAGCCGATGATCACGCTCTATTACGGCAGGTTCGTATGGGTGTGTGATCTCGTTACAGACGAAGCGGTACGTTCAAAGGGCTATGGAGAAAAACTATTAACCTATGTGGAGGACTGGGC from Virgibacillus sp. MSP4-1 harbors:
- a CDS encoding VOC family protein, which codes for MASPIKNKVNAVFIPVRDVQKAKEWYSKMLGIENGEVYFDHIYAAEMEGAGMILDTMPMWRRENEELPTFNVPAVQFGTDDIKESFQFMKENGVELVTDIQHDHFFVFKDPDGNMLMVCEDNKE
- a CDS encoding VOC family protein, producing the protein MVFEMTVQMRVDDFREGLRWYIMLLQRQPDFEPHEGIAEWEIVPGSWLQLAEGTPGKDSGPLRLGVEHIETERHRLVSELDVDEFSIYTRDEVPVHWATFKDPWGNRLGFFEYKNKDEEKERIQAILGKRKGEAE
- a CDS encoding GNAT family N-acetyltransferase; its protein translation is MNSISIKELTSREEILEVFPVMQQLRTHLTEETYLDLVMEAQEKDQYKLAVLYDGDKIVAVTGFKPMITLYYGRFVWVCDLVTDEAVRSKGYGEKLLTYVEDWAKKHNYERIALSSGLQRKDAHRFYEMKMDYHKASYVFKKDDF